One part of the Engraulis encrasicolus isolate BLACKSEA-1 chromosome 17, IST_EnEncr_1.0, whole genome shotgun sequence genome encodes these proteins:
- the LOC134467441 gene encoding cholesterol 25-hydroxylase-like protein, whose amino-acid sequence MSTMLLQGVWDWVLGHANWLHSPFFPVLFSLGTYLLFCVPYVALDLLSPHVELIRRYKIQPKHHVSWGVMWTCLAHSLHNHLVFLFPLTVIHWYWRQVSFPTEAPHVLKLAQDMVTCLLMFDFQYFVWHMLHHKVPWLYRTFHKVHHKYTSTFALSTEYSGMWETLSLGFFAAINPQLLGCHPLTELMFFVLNIWLSVEDHCGYNFPWATHNLVPFGLYGGAPHHDLHHLKFKSNYAPYFTHWDKLFGTLHEE is encoded by the coding sequence ATGTCGACAATGCTGCTGCAAGGAGTCTGGGACTGGGTCCTGGGACATGCCAACTGGCTCCACTCTCCATTTTTTCCAGTGCTCTTCTCCCTGGGAACCTACCTGCTCTTCTGCGTGCCTTACGTGGCTCTGGATCTTCTATCTCCACACGTGGAGCTCATCCGCCGCTACAAGATCCAGCCGAAGCACCATGTGTCCTGGGGGGTGATGTGGACTTGTCTGGCCCACTCTCTGCACAACCACCTGGTGTTCCTCTTCCCTCTCACTGTCATCCACTGGTATTGGAGGCAGGTGAGCTTCCCCACTGAAGCTCCACATGTGCTAAAGTTGGCACAGGACATGGTCACCTGTTTGCTGATGTTTGACTTCCAGTATTTCGTGTGGCACATGTTGCACCACAAGGTGCCCTGGCTGTACCGCACGTTCCACAAGGTGCACCACAAGTATACGTCAACGTTTGCCCTGAGTACGGAGTACTCTGGAATGTGGGAGACTCTCTCGCTGGGGTTCTTTGCTGCCATCAACCCCCAGCTGCTGGGCTGCCATCCGCTCACTGAGCTGATGTTCTTCGTCCTCAACATCTGGCTGTCTGTGGAGGACCACTGTGGATACAACTTCCCTTGGGCCACTCACAACCTGGTGCCTTTTGGACTTTATGGGGGAGCACCCCACCACGACCTCCATCACCTCAAGTTCAAGTCCAACTATGCCCCATACTTCACACACTGGGACAAACTGTTTGGAACTCTACACGAGGAATAA